A region of Etheostoma spectabile isolate EspeVRDwgs_2016 unplaced genomic scaffold, UIUC_Espe_1.0 scaffold433, whole genome shotgun sequence DNA encodes the following proteins:
- the LOC116686659 gene encoding serine/threonine-protein phosphatase PP1-gamma catalytic subunit A, which yields MADVDKLNIDSIIQRLLEVRGAKPGKNVQLQENEIRGLCLKSREIFLSQPILLELEAPLKICGDIHGQYYDLLRLFEYGGFPPESNYLFLGDYVDRGKQSLETICLLLAYKIKYPENFFLLRGNHECASINRIYGFYDECKRRYNIKLWKTFTDCFNCLPIAAIVDEKIFCCHGGLSPDLQSMEQIRRIMRPTDVPDQGLLCDLLWSDPDKDVLGWGENDRGVSFTFGSEVVAKFLHKHDLDLICRAHQVVEDGYEFFAKRQLVTLFSAPNYCGEFDNAGAMMSVDETLMCSFQILKPAEKKKPNGSRPVTPPRNMVTKQAKK from the exons ATGGCTGACGTTGACAAGCTCAACATAGACAGTATCATCCAGCGTCTTTTAGAAG tCAGAGGGGCAAAGCCTGGCAAGAATGTCCAGCTGCAGGAGAATGAGATTCGTGGATTATGCCTGAAGTCCAGGGAGATCTTTCTCAGTCAACCCATTCTTCTGGAACTGGAGGCCCCTCTCAAGATTTGTG GTGATATCCACGGACAATACTATGACCTGCTGAGGCTGTTTGAGTATGGGGGCTTCCCTCCAGAAAGCAACTATCTGTTTCTGGGTGACTATGTGGACAGGGGGAAGCAGTCTTTGGAAACCATCTGCCTTCTGCTGGCCTACAAAATCAAATACCCAGAGAACTTCTTCCTGCTGAGGGGAAACCATGAGTGTGCTTCAATCAACAGAATATATGGTTTCTATGATGAGT GTAAAAGAAGGTACAACATCAAGCTCTGGAAGACCTTCACAGATTGTTTTAACTGCCTCCCCATTGCCGCCATTGTTGATGAGAAGATCTTTTGCTGCCACGgag GACTCTCGCCTGACCTTCAGTCCATGGAGCAGATCAGACGCATCATGCGCCCCACTGATGTGCCCGACCAAGGTCTGCTGTGCGATTTGCTCTGGTCTGATCCTGACAAGGATGTTTTGGGCTGGGGGGAGAACGACAGGGGTGTATCATTTACCTTTGGCTCAGAGGTGGTGGCCAAGTTCCTGCACAAGCATGACCTGGATCTGATCTGTCGTGCCCATCAG GTTGTTGAGGATGGCTATGAATTCTTCGCAAAGAGGCAGCTTGTCACTTTGTTCTCAGCGCCTAACTATTGTGGAGAGTTTGACAATGCTGGTGCCATGATGAGTGTGGATGAGACCCTCATGTGCTCTTTTCAG ATTTTGAAACCAGCTGAGAAGAAGAAGCCCAACGGCAGCCGTCCTGTGACTCCCCCCCGCAACATGGTCACCAAGCAAGCCAAGAAATGA
- the LOC116686658 gene encoding cell cycle checkpoint control protein RAD9B isoform X1, whose amino-acid sequence MNCVLEGSGVKAFGKAIHALSRIGDELWLDPMVRGLALRSVNSAHSAYACFLFSPLFFQHYSLGSASEQSSESIKCKLAMKSILPLFRCLTSIERNVERCQISIGTADDRVMIQFFCRHGITKTHNLRFQESEALQAVFAAHLCPNVLKAPARLLGDMVMHFSVCQEEITFSMTPQRVTLKNYYEGENDHMKTMYTEMSLHPDEFDYFQIGVESDITFCLKELRGLLSFAESHCLPVSVHFGAAGKPVCFSVEDMVLEATVVLATLSDSESKGSSQLTGTLAPSTPRCADAAVLPVGSCEADSSKAQDIPAMMEMIPSSQGSPITNLPVLMLLQPETDDPNGRGVADEAFATATLTPASSMICSLLFRSSEQDDDGCAARLPVLACYSDEEANLEEDYTRSPSL is encoded by the exons ATGAACTGTGTTTTGGAAGGAAGTGGTGTAAAAG cctttGGAAAAGCTATTCATGCCCTGTCCCGGATTGGAGATGAACTGTGGTTGGATCCCATGGTTAGAGGG CTGGCACTGAGATCAGTGAATTCTGCTCATTCGGCATATGCCTGCTTCCTCTTCTCACCGCTGTTCTTCCAGCACTACAGCCTGGGATCAGCATCAGAGCAGAGCAGTGAATCAATCAAATGCAAACTGGCCATGAAG tctattCTACCTCTTTTCCGTTGTTTGACTTCAATTGAACGTAATGTGGAGCGATGTCAAATATCAATCGGCACTGCCGATGACCGAGTGATGATCCAGTTTTTCTGCAGGCATG GCATCACTAAAACCCACAACCTACGTTTTCAGGAAAGTGAGGCTCTGCAGGCAGTGTTTGCCGCACACCTCTGTCCCAATGTGCTGAAAGCTCCTGCCAG GCTTCTAGGTGATATGGTGATGCATTTCTCTGTGTGCCAGGAGGAAATCACTTTCTCCATGACTCCTCAGAGAGTCACTCTGAAAAATTACTATGAGGGGGAAAATG ATCACATGAAGACTATGTACACTGAGATGTCCTTACACCCAGACGAGTTTGACTACTTTCAGATCGGAGTAGAGTCGGACATAACTTTCTGTTTGAAAGAGTTGAGg ggtttACTGTCCTTTGCAGAGTCACATTGCCTTCCTGTGTCTGTCCACTTCGGTGCTGCAGGAAA GCCTGTGTGCTTCTCTGTGGAGGACATGGTCCTGGAGGCTACTGTGGTGCTGGCTACTCTGAGCGACTCTGAAAGCAAGGGCTCCTCTCAGCTTACAGGGACGCTGGCCCCTTCTACCCCCAG GTGTGCAGATGCTGCTGTTCTACCTGTGGGTTCATGTGAGGCAGACAGCAGTAAGGCTCAGGACATTCCTGCTATGATGGAGATGATACCATCCAGCCAGGGCAGCCCTATAACCAACCTACCTGTTCTTATGCTGCTGCAGCCTGAGACTGATGACCCTAACGGGCGCGGTGTAGCTGATGAGGCCTTTGCCACCGCCACCTTGACTCCTGCTTCCTCCATG ATCTGCTCCCTCCTGTTCAGGTCCTCAGAGCAAGACGATGATGGTTGTGCTGCCAGACTTCCTGTTCTGGCATGCTACAGTGACGAAGAGGCGAATTTGGAGGAAGACTATACAAGAAGCCCCTCCCTCTGA
- the LOC116686658 gene encoding cell cycle checkpoint control protein RAD9B isoform X2: MNCVLEGSGVKAFGKAIHALSRIGDELWLDPMVRGLALRSVNSAHSAYACFLFSPLFFQHYSLGSASEQSSESIKCKLAMKSILPLFRCLTSIERNVERCQISIGTADDRVMIQFFCRHDHMKTMYTEMSLHPDEFDYFQIGVESDITFCLKELRGLLSFAESHCLPVSVHFGAAGKPVCFSVEDMVLEATVVLATLSDSESKGSSQLTGTLAPSTPRCADAAVLPVGSCEADSSKAQDIPAMMEMIPSSQGSPITNLPVLMLLQPETDDPNGRGVADEAFATATLTPASSMICSLLFRSSEQDDDGCAARLPVLACYSDEEANLEEDYTRSPSL; the protein is encoded by the exons ATGAACTGTGTTTTGGAAGGAAGTGGTGTAAAAG cctttGGAAAAGCTATTCATGCCCTGTCCCGGATTGGAGATGAACTGTGGTTGGATCCCATGGTTAGAGGG CTGGCACTGAGATCAGTGAATTCTGCTCATTCGGCATATGCCTGCTTCCTCTTCTCACCGCTGTTCTTCCAGCACTACAGCCTGGGATCAGCATCAGAGCAGAGCAGTGAATCAATCAAATGCAAACTGGCCATGAAG tctattCTACCTCTTTTCCGTTGTTTGACTTCAATTGAACGTAATGTGGAGCGATGTCAAATATCAATCGGCACTGCCGATGACCGAGTGATGATCCAGTTTTTCTGCAGGCATG ATCACATGAAGACTATGTACACTGAGATGTCCTTACACCCAGACGAGTTTGACTACTTTCAGATCGGAGTAGAGTCGGACATAACTTTCTGTTTGAAAGAGTTGAGg ggtttACTGTCCTTTGCAGAGTCACATTGCCTTCCTGTGTCTGTCCACTTCGGTGCTGCAGGAAA GCCTGTGTGCTTCTCTGTGGAGGACATGGTCCTGGAGGCTACTGTGGTGCTGGCTACTCTGAGCGACTCTGAAAGCAAGGGCTCCTCTCAGCTTACAGGGACGCTGGCCCCTTCTACCCCCAG GTGTGCAGATGCTGCTGTTCTACCTGTGGGTTCATGTGAGGCAGACAGCAGTAAGGCTCAGGACATTCCTGCTATGATGGAGATGATACCATCCAGCCAGGGCAGCCCTATAACCAACCTACCTGTTCTTATGCTGCTGCAGCCTGAGACTGATGACCCTAACGGGCGCGGTGTAGCTGATGAGGCCTTTGCCACCGCCACCTTGACTCCTGCTTCCTCCATG ATCTGCTCCCTCCTGTTCAGGTCCTCAGAGCAAGACGATGATGGTTGTGCTGCCAGACTTCCTGTTCTGGCATGCTACAGTGACGAAGAGGCGAATTTGGAGGAAGACTATACAAGAAGCCCCTCCCTCTGA
- the LOC116686660 gene encoding protein phosphatase PTC7 homolog, with translation MLSVLSYGRLVARAVIGGLSQTDGRDYSLVTASCGFGKDFRKGILKKGMCYGDDACFIARHRTADVLGVADGVGGWRDYGVDPSQFSGTLMKTCERLVKEGRFVPSNPVGVLTSSYYELLQNKVPLLGSSTACIVILDRQSHRLHTANLGDSGFLLVRGGEVVHRSDEQQHYFNTPFQLSIAPPGAEGAVLSDSPDAADSSSFDVQLGDIILTATDGLFDNMPDYMILQELKKLKNTNYESIQQTARSIAEQAHVLAYDPNYMSPFAQFACDNGLNVRGGKPDDITVLLSIVAEYTD, from the exons ATGTTGTCCGTCCTGTCGTACGGTAGACTTGTGGCCAGAGCTGTCATCGGCGGACTTTCTCAGACAGACGGCCGCGACTACAGCCTGGTGACAGCGAGCTGTGGCTTCGGCAAGGACTTTCGTAAAGGCATCCTGAAGAAAGGGATGTGCTATGGGGACGACGCATGCTTCATCGCCCGACACAGAACCGCTGATGTTTTGG GTGTCGCAGATGGAGTAGGTGGATGGCGTGACTATGGAGTAGACCCATCGCAGTTTTCAGGCACACTGATGAAGACATGCGAGAGGCTGGTGAAGGAAGGACGCTTCGTCCCCAGCAACCCGGTGGGAGTCCTCACCAGCAGCTACTACGAGCTGCTGCAGAACAAAGTTCCCCTGCTGG GCAGCAGCACAGCCTGCATTGTGATTTTGGACCGGCAGAGTCACCGGCTGCACACAGCCAACCTGGGAGACTCGGGCTTCCTGTTGGTCCGGGGAGGGGAGGTGGTCCACCGCTCGGACGAGCAGCAGCACTACTTCAACACGCCCTTCCAGCTGTCCATCGCCCCCCCGGGGGCCGAAGGAGCCGTCCTCAGTGACAG CCCTGACGCAGCAGACAGCTCTTCTTTCGACGTCCAGCTGGGTGACATCATCCTCACCGCCACCGACGGGCTCTTCGACAACATGCCTGACTACATGATCCTGCAAGAGCTGAAGAAACTCAAG AACACAAACTATGAGAGCATCCAGCAGACTGCCCGCAGCATTGCAGAGCAGGCCCACGTACTGGCGTATGACCCCAACTACATGTCGCCGTTTGCACAGTTTGCCTGTGACAACGGATTGAATGTAAGAG GAGGAAAGCCAGATGACATCACAGTGCTGCTGTCTATAGTGGCAGAATACACCGACTAG
- the fam216a gene encoding LOW QUALITY PROTEIN: protein FAM216A (The sequence of the model RefSeq protein was modified relative to this genomic sequence to represent the inferred CDS: substituted 1 base at 1 genomic stop codon) — protein MCCLNNTTTDLFYCMLPLAGFKCLPSQQVREMYRGTHVNVSAGGQHMKKIHIPKSMMSAPFLQHPALTAGQRRYLCSIANVYSTEHMKQQMKQHYLNVXHTCVHSGPLATPIHLMLFLYFLGQSPTCRRRFGFHQRRDNSTFTRDAQKDVARPKPRGQRKSSSTANSDVVLPQIVNR, from the exons ATGTGCTGCTTAAATAACACCACCACAGATCTGTTTTACTGCATGTTGCCTTTGGCAGGCTTTAAATGTCTACCTAGTCAGCAAGTGAGGGAGATGTACAGAGGAACACACGTAAATGTGTCTGCAGGCGGCCAGCACATGAAGAAAATACACATTCCCAAATCTATGATGTCTGCACCCTTCTTACAG CATCCAGCCCTTACAGCAGGACAGAGGCGCTACCTTTGCAGTATAGCTAATGTTTACAGTACAGAGCACATGAAGCAGCAGATGAAGCAGCACTATCTCAATGTGTAGcacacatgtgttcattcag GACCTTTGGCCACTCCCATCCATctcatgttgtttttgtatttcctaGGTCAGAGTCCCACCTGCAGAAGGAGGTTTGGGTTTCATCAGCGGAGAGACAATAGTACGTTCACGAGGGATGCACAGAAGGATGTGGCAAGGCCGAAGCCTCGAGGACAGAGGAAAAGCAGCAGCACAGCTAATTCTGATGTCGTACTTCCGCAAATAGTCAACAGATGA
- the LOC116686663 gene encoding ubiquitin-conjugating enzyme E2 G1 yields MTEQSALLLRKQLAELNKNPVEGFSAGLIDDDDIYKWEVVIIGPQDTLFEGGFFKAYLTFPYDYPLRPPKMKFITEIWHPNVAKNGDVCISILHEPGEDKFGYEKPEERWLPIHTVETIMISVISMLADPNSDSPANVDAAKEWREDPNGEFKRKVARCVRKSQEMAFD; encoded by the exons agCTCAACAAGAACCCCGTGGAGGGCTTTTCAGCCGGTCTAATAGATGACGATGATATATATAAATGGGAAGTTGTGATCATTGGTCCACAAGATACCCTTTT TGAAGGAGGGTTTTTCAAAGCATATCTGACCTTTCCCTATGATTATCCACTACGGCCTCCCAAGATGAAGTTCATCACTGAAATCTGGCACCCAAATG TTGCAAAGAACGGCGATGTTTGCATCTCAATTCTGCATGAGCCGGGAGAAGATAAGTTTGGTTACGAGAAGCCCGAGGAACGCTGGCTTCCGATCCACACGGTAGAGACAATCATGATTAGTGTTATCTCCATGCTGGCGGACCCCAACAGTGACTCGCCTGCCAATGTGGACGCGGCG AAAGAGTGGAGGGAGGACCCTAACGGTGAATTCAAGAGGAAGGTAGCTCGCTGTGTAAGAAAAAGTCAAGAGATGGCTTTTGATTAG